GACAATGCTTCTTCcaatgctaaggctatggaaacattgacacctatgtttgctggttatCTAGGTTCTGAACCTGCACCTACACCTTCAGATCCTAATATGGTTAAGTATCATCTtgtgcatcaacgttgtgcttgcCATATTATTAATCTGATAGTAAAATCTGGCTTAAAAAGGTTTAAACCTTACACTGAGGATTTCAGAACTGCTATTAACTTTTTGAATGCATCTAATCAAAGGATTGCTTTGTTCGAGAACTTTTGCAttgctaagggtgttagacctagaaggtttggtttggatatggatgttagatggaatgctacatatcttatgcttaaacacctgcttccatataaggatgttttttctgtgttcattaattccaaCTATGGCTCAACATTGTTAACTGCAAGTCACTGGTATATTGCTGATAAAATACTTGAATTCCTGAAAGTTTTTTATGACTCCACAGTCACtctttctggtgtttactatccaactagtccacttattCTGCACCATCTGCTAGATATTATAACTCATTTGCATGAAAGTTCAAAGAATCAAAATCTATTTTCTATTgtctatcctatgaagcttaaataccTAAAATACTGGAAGGACATACCTTTGCTgtattcatttgcattcattcttgatcctagaggtaAAATAAGAGGTTTATTTAATGTTCTTACCATAATGCAACAAAAAACTGGTTTTGACTACAGTTCTTGCTATGGTATTGTGAAAACTGAAATTATCAAGTTGTTTAACAAGTATGAAgaaaagtttggtgcagctaggtctcaaaggagGGTTGCACAACCTGCAAGCATCACAGGTAAGAGGAAGCAGGCATGGGGAAGAATTTTTGGAGGCCCTGGAGCATCTGGTGTTGTTGGACCTTCCACTGCCTCTGCTCCCAGTCCTTCTTTATCTACTTCTGCTGCTGCTTGTGAGCTATCTACTTATCTGGATAGTGATAATGTCACTGCATATGAAGATGACTTTGATCtacttctctggtggcgtgaccataAGCTAACATATCCCGTGCTTTCTATCATGGCTAGAGACATTATGCCAGTTCCTGTTTCAACAGTGTCTTCAGAATCTTGTTTCAGCTTGATAGGAAGAATACTTGAGGAGCGGCGCCGTCGACTATTACCTGAACATGTGGAGATGCTTGTTTGCATAAAAGATTGGGAGCTGGGTGAAAGAAGACTGCAGCATGATGTTGACAATCAAGAACTGGTAGACTCCTTCAAGCAtctctatcttgatgaagatgtaTCTACTTCTGGGGCTCCTTCTACTAGCACATCTGCATCTGTGGCTTCTGCATCTGGTGATTCTTGAGTTGAGAGTTGAGATTGAGACAGTGAGAGTGTGAGACTTAAGAGGTGAGCTGAGAGCCTGAGATTTGATTATGATCTGTATCTGTGATGTATCATGTAAATATTTGAACATGTTTAAAACTTATAAGAGCTGTGCTGCATTCTTTTTCCCTTTctggggtttctcacaagggtgagttttacctagaaaggtttttaatgaggcagcattgcacacagctcagttatccttttaatttcctcttgttctctgtgtatatggttttggttttggtttgaagcTCTTCTGGGAAAAAAATACTTTAAATTTGAATACTTCTTGTTGAGATGAATTTTTTGATGTGTTTTGAACCTATGGGcctcgggctggcacggcctggTGATTTGACCGTGCCTAGCAGGCCAGCCCGGCACGGATTTAGGCCCACAGGCCCATGCTTGGGCTGATGGCAAGGCACGAGGCCCGCAGCGGCACGGCacgggaggcacggcgtgccgtgccggcccgacatcCTCCGGGCCGGCCGGCCCGATGGCCAAGTATAGGTTTGCATGTGTATATTATAAGTGTCTACACTTGTACTATGTAATAAAAAAACGAGATGACTATATTCATTTTTATTTGGATTTATCTTCTTCGTTTTTTGATAAGGAGGATTTTTATCTTCTCAAATCGATTGATCAACTTGATATACCCTTGGCGCATGTGATTTGCACAGGGCACACAGGTGGCATCTGCACCGCTGCAGCAATAGCAAGCTAATAACGACGACTCGGCCAAATCATATCATCAGCAATATATTATTTTTATCTTCTCAAATCGATTGATCAACTTGATATATTCTTTTTCTCCCACTCCCTTTATTTTCTCCAATTAATTAGTAATGTTTTTTCCCTAACCGATTAGTTGATTCTCTTGTGATCGATTTTATTTGTGAAGACAAAAAAGAGAGACACACTAGTGCCCTGGCCCTATCGAATGTTCGATGTGCTTGCCTTTCAGTCTATTCCATTGCTGTAGCTAGAACTAGCTAGCTAGGCACATCTGTAGTTGACAAGAAATTGACACATATATAATTTCACATTCCTGTAGCCTATATATAGGCCATATTAGATTATATTTCATGTGTACAACTTTTTTTATAAGGATGTGTACATTTATTTCAAGATAGCATGTAGTCACTAAAAGAGTAAAAGTAGCACAAACAGGGTTTAGTTGTAGACTTGTAGTTAGGTTTTTGGCATGAGCCGAAATTATGGTTTCTTGTAGTGACACACCGTTCCAGAATTGGAAGATCATTTGTAAGAGTAACATTCAACACACTGAAGTTCTTTAATCCTAATCTTCTTACACAATTAACAAAACAATTTCTCATTTAAAAATATTAAGAAACTATAATTGTCAATATGGTCACTGTCTCACTAATGTGCCTCTTTGGCGCAGAGACGGTGGTACATGGCACCATTTGACTTGGATGAAAGACAGAGCCGTCATGGTGGTCACGAGAAGTGCCAAGgtgctttccaaaaaaaaaaacttttctcCCTCTCCCAATGTAGGATCGTAACAACGATATGGAGATTTGGGGGCACGTTTGGTTTCTCAGCCAAACTTGCCTCACCCCGCTTGCATGGACTCCAAAAAAAACTCGCCCAACCGAGCGAGCCGGATGCGCTCTCTGACTCTGGCAAGGATTTTGCTTGCTAGCACAAGCTCCTAAGTAACTCGCCGCTCAACCAAACACTTAACTCTTTTGCAATGCCTCACCAGGTAAGGCTAGGCGAGATACGGCAGAGGATCCAAACACGCCCTTGCTCTCCTGATCGCCTATGCATGCACGCACACTCGATCAGGATGGAGAGGCTACAACGATGGCACATTAGCGGAAAAGAGGCAAAACCGTAACTCAAATAGACATGTTTCAGGTGGTGGCAGATAGGCAAAACCGTCGTTCGCTTTGTCACAACACTATATTGTTTACCTTCAGCGATggtttatgtttcatcggctgtttttatttcgatcttgatcgtgcatagtgtgcggttaaggcatgaatgATCTTGAAGgggtttgctggttagttaaatctggtctacggttcactattatggttgtaacgatccgatcgatcctcactgatagcactgtagattggaggatgctagttagtagatctgttcctgattaggcgtgaccttagctgtttgctatgcctgcatcggctaaatagccgatcgcctatgcgttaacgcctacagtgtgcatccatgattctgttaagcatgAATAGTGAACCAAAACAAgtgctttaagggtttgattcattgtctttttcacggctgcatcgatccggtcgaaccccactattagagatagcaggttgagtctgaggagtccataggtttgtgaagggtcgagatggcgactagagggagggtgaatagtcgtttctaaaacataattgcgtcggctaaccaaaacaagtgcggaatttaaaactatcggtctagccaagactacacccctatatctatgttctctagcattttgcaaagatcctaattaagcaacaaaggtgccggactaactagagctcacctaaccaattctaggagcaaggtcacacaaacctatgccactagtatttcaagcaatgagagagctcctacacatgctagtaagcaaaagcataaatccaactaagctcactagcaatgctcaataacaaggcaaccaatgccaaattagagagcgcaaatacttagctacacaaactaagcaaagcgactaacaagattacacaaaccaaattagccacgtaagggagctacttctatgctacacaagcaagaaggtaactagtgagctacacaagctaactaattataagagcaactacacaagcacaatgtatataaaagtaatcacaagcttgtgtaaggagattgcaaaccaacaggaagaacaaggttgacacgatgattttctcccaaggttcacgtgcttgccaacacgctacgtccccgttgtgttgaccgctcacttggtggttcgacgactaattggtatcacccgccaagcccacatgtcgggcaccataagaacctaccccgaaagtgagggtagctcaatgacatgtcaactagagttgctctttatggctcccgcggggcgagcacaatgcccctcacaaagctcttctccggagcaccacacaagcttcttgcgggcttcgatggagaccaccaccaagccgtctaggaggtggcaacctccaagagtaacaagc
The sequence above is drawn from the Miscanthus floridulus cultivar M001 chromosome 15, ASM1932011v1, whole genome shotgun sequence genome and encodes:
- the LOC136507541 gene encoding zinc finger BED domain-containing protein RICESLEEPER 1-like, translating into MADEDGLLPVGLAPEGKNDDDTRADAAALFGIDLGDSSAAPIDVDADGGEGATVTANSNGSAPSVAGTGNNSKRKLPMWADFEEIYEVINGSRICTKAVCKMCKSTLSARSAAGTGHLKRHQKSCRIKTDQHARVQSRLSYNPDDSVYNWDYKPKVARSELCRLIVKLDLPLGIDIWSSNAKEDYISVVAHYVTADWELQKKVIGLRLIEVKHTGENIVEKVACVIEEFGLLDKVFSVTLDNASSNAKAMETLTPMFAGYLGSEPAPTPSDPNMVKYHLVHQRCACHIINLIVKSGLKRFKPYTEDFRTAINFLNASNQRIALFENFCIAKGVRPRRFGLDMDVRWNATYLMLKHLLPYKDVFSVFINSNYGSTLLTASHWYIADKILEFLKVFYDSTVTLSGVYYPTSPLILHHLLDIITHLHESSKNQNLFSIVYPMKLKYLKYWKDIPLLYSFAFILDPRGKIRGLFNVLTIMQQKTGFDYSSCYGIVKTEIIKLFNKYEEKFGAARSQRRVAQPASITGKRKQAWGRIFGGPGASGVVGPSTASAPSPSLSTSAAACELSTYLDSDNVTAYEDDFDLLLWWRDHKLTYPVLSIMARDIMPVPVSTVSSESCFSLIGRILEERRRRLLPEHVEMLVCIKDWELGERRLQHDVDNQELVDSFKHLYLDEDVSTSGAPSTSTSASVASASGDS